In one window of Streptomyces sp. FXJ1.172 DNA:
- a CDS encoding ribonuclease J produces MSHPHPELGPPPPLTEGGLRVTPLGGLGEIGRNMTVFEYGGRLLIVDCGVLFPEEEQPGIDLILPDFSSIRDRLDDIEGIVLTHGHEDHIGAVPFLLREKPDIPLIGSKLTLALIEAKLQEHRIRPYTLEVAEGNRERVGPFDCEFIAVNHSIPDALAVAIRTPAGMVVHTGDFKMDQLPLDNRLTDLHAFARLSEEGIDLLLTDSTNAEVPGFTPHERDISNVLRQVFASARKRIIVASFASHVHRIQQILDAAHEYGRRVAFVGRSMVRNMGIARDLGYLKVPPGLVVDVKTLDDLPDDEVVLVCTGSQGEPMAALSRMANRDHQIRIVDGDTVILASSLIPGNENAVYRVINGLTRWGANVVHKGNAKVHVSGHASAGELLYFYNICRPKNLMPVHGEWRHLRANAELGALTGVPHDRIVIAEDGVVVDLIEGKAKISGKVQAGYVYVDGLSVGDVGEPALKDRKILGDEGIISVFVVVDSSTGKITGGPHVQARGSGIEDSAFTGVIPKITEALERSAQDGVVEPHQLQQLIRRTLGKWVSDTYRRRPMILPVVVEV; encoded by the coding sequence TTGAGTCATCCGCATCCTGAACTCGGCCCGCCCCCGCCGCTCACCGAGGGCGGCCTGCGGGTCACCCCGCTCGGCGGTCTCGGCGAGATCGGCCGGAACATGACGGTCTTCGAGTACGGCGGCCGCCTGCTGATCGTCGACTGCGGAGTGCTCTTCCCCGAGGAGGAGCAGCCCGGAATCGACCTGATCCTGCCGGACTTCTCGTCCATCAGGGACCGCCTCGACGACATCGAGGGCATCGTCCTCACCCACGGGCACGAGGACCACATCGGCGCTGTCCCGTTCCTGCTCCGCGAGAAGCCGGACATCCCGCTGATCGGCTCCAAGCTGACCCTCGCCCTGATCGAGGCCAAGCTCCAGGAGCACCGGATCCGCCCGTACACCCTCGAGGTGGCGGAGGGCAACCGCGAGCGCGTCGGTCCCTTCGACTGCGAGTTCATCGCCGTCAACCACTCCATCCCGGACGCCCTGGCGGTCGCCATCCGCACCCCGGCCGGCATGGTGGTGCACACCGGCGACTTCAAGATGGACCAGCTCCCGCTGGACAACCGCCTCACCGACCTGCACGCCTTCGCGCGACTGAGCGAGGAGGGCATCGACCTCCTGCTCACCGACTCCACGAACGCCGAGGTCCCGGGCTTCACCCCGCACGAGCGCGACATCTCCAACGTCCTGCGCCAGGTCTTCGCGAGCGCCCGAAAGCGGATCATCGTGGCGAGCTTCGCCAGCCACGTCCACCGCATCCAGCAGATCCTGGACGCGGCCCACGAGTACGGCCGGCGGGTCGCCTTCGTCGGCCGCTCGATGGTCCGCAACATGGGCATCGCCCGCGACCTCGGCTACCTGAAGGTCCCGCCGGGCCTGGTCGTCGACGTCAAGACGCTGGACGACCTGCCCGACGACGAGGTGGTCCTGGTCTGCACGGGCTCCCAGGGCGAGCCGATGGCGGCCCTGTCGAGGATGGCCAACCGGGACCACCAGATCCGGATCGTCGACGGCGACACGGTGATCCTCGCGTCCTCCCTCATCCCCGGCAACGAGAACGCGGTCTACCGGGTGATCAACGGCTTGACCCGCTGGGGCGCCAACGTCGTCCACAAGGGCAACGCCAAGGTGCACGTCTCCGGCCACGCCTCGGCGGGCGAGCTGCTGTACTTCTACAACATCTGCCGCCCGAAGAACCTGATGCCGGTGCACGGGGAGTGGCGCCACCTGCGGGCGAACGCGGAGCTGGGCGCATTGACGGGCGTCCCGCACGACCGCATCGTCATCGCCGAGGACGGCGTGGTGGTCGACCTGATCGAGGGCAAGGCCAAGATCTCCGGCAAGGTCCAGGCGGGTTACGTCTACGTCGACGGCCTCTCCGTCGGCGATGTCGGCGAGCCGGCGCTCAAGGACCGCAAGATCCTCGGTGACGAGGGCATCATCTCGGTCTTCGTGGTCGTGGACTCGTCCACCGGCAAGATCACCGGCGGCCCGCACGTCCAGGCGCGCGGCTCCGGCATCGAGGACTCGGCGTTCACCGGCGTCATCCCGAAGATCACGGAAGCGCTGGAGCGGTCCGCCCAGGACGGCGTCGTGGAGCCGCACCAGCTGCAGCAACTCATCCGGCGCACGCTCGGCAAGTGGGTCTCGGACACGTATCGTCGCAGGCCGATGATCCTCCCTGTGGTCGTGGAGGTCTGA
- the dapA gene encoding 4-hydroxy-tetrahydrodipicolinate synthase, with protein sequence MAPTSTPQTPFGRVLTAMVTPFTADGALDLDGAQRLAAHLVDAGNDGLIINGTTGESPTTTDAEKADLVRAVLEAVGDRAHVVAGVGTNDTHHSLELAREAERVGAHGLLVVTPYYNKPPQEGLYRHFTAVADATGLPVMLYDIPGRSGVPINTETLVRLAEHPRIVANKDAKGDLGRASWAIAQSGLAWYSGDDMLNLPLLSVGAVGFVSVVGHLVTPDLRALVDAYVSGDVVKATEIHQKLLPVYTGMFRTQGVMTTKAALALQGLPAGPLRSPMVECSPEEIAQLKIDLAAGGVQL encoded by the coding sequence ATGGCTCCGACCTCGACTCCGCAGACCCCCTTCGGGCGGGTCCTCACCGCCATGGTCACGCCCTTCACGGCGGACGGCGCACTCGACCTCGACGGCGCGCAGCGGCTCGCCGCCCACCTGGTGGACGCAGGCAACGACGGCCTGATCATCAACGGCACCACCGGCGAGTCCCCCACCACCACCGACGCGGAGAAAGCGGACCTGGTTCGAGCCGTACTGGAGGCGGTGGGCGACCGTGCCCACGTCGTCGCCGGCGTCGGAACCAACGACACCCACCACAGCCTCGAGCTGGCCCGCGAGGCCGAGCGAGTCGGCGCCCACGGCCTCCTGGTCGTCACGCCGTACTACAACAAGCCCCCGCAGGAGGGCCTGTACCGCCACTTCACGGCCGTCGCGGACGCCACCGGCCTGCCGGTCATGCTCTACGACATCCCCGGCCGCAGCGGCGTCCCGATCAACACCGAGACGCTCGTCCGGCTCGCCGAGCACCCCCGGATCGTCGCCAACAAGGACGCCAAGGGCGACCTCGGCCGCGCCAGCTGGGCCATCGCCCAGTCCGGCCTCGCCTGGTACTCCGGCGACGACATGCTGAACCTCCCGCTCCTCTCCGTGGGCGCGGTCGGCTTCGTCTCGGTCGTCGGCCACCTCGTCACCCCCGACCTGCGCGCCCTGGTCGACGCCTACGTCTCCGGCGACGTCGTCAAGGCCACCGAGATCCACCAGAAGCTGCTCCCCGTCTACACGGGCATGTTCCGCACCCAGGGCGTCATGACCACCAAGGCCGCGCTCGCCCTCCAGGGCCTGCCCGCAGGACCCCTGCGCTCGCCCATGGTCGAGTGCTCGCCCGAGGAGATCGCCCAGCTCAAGATCGATCTTGCTGCCGGCGGGGTACAGCTCTGA
- the thyX gene encoding FAD-dependent thymidylate synthase: MGRTPVTTPESLTLRSDVTVELVKSSASDADVLFAARVSTLGEQSLDELKKDPERSKGLINYLMRDRHGSPFEHNSMTFFISAPIFVFREFMRHRVGWSYNEESGRYRELEPVFYVPGTSRKLVQEGRPGKYVFVEGTPAQYETVSSTLAESYEQAYGAYQKLLAEGVAREVARSVLPVGLFSSMYATCNARSLMHFLGLRTQHELAKVPSFPQREIEMVGEKMEAEWARLMPLTYAAFNANGRVAP; this comes from the coding sequence ATGGGAAGGACCCCCGTGACCACCCCCGAGTCGCTCACCCTGCGCAGTGACGTCACCGTCGAGCTGGTGAAGTCCAGCGCGTCGGATGCCGACGTCCTCTTCGCCGCCCGCGTCTCCACGCTCGGCGAGCAGTCCCTGGACGAGCTGAAGAAGGACCCCGAGCGCTCCAAGGGCCTGATCAACTACCTGATGCGCGACCGGCACGGCAGCCCGTTCGAGCACAACTCGATGACCTTCTTCATCAGCGCCCCGATCTTCGTGTTCCGCGAGTTCATGCGGCACCGTGTCGGCTGGTCGTACAACGAGGAGTCCGGCCGCTACCGGGAGCTGGAGCCCGTCTTCTACGTCCCCGGCACCTCCCGCAAGCTCGTGCAGGAGGGCCGCCCCGGCAAGTACGTCTTCGTCGAGGGCACCCCGGCCCAGTACGAGACGGTGAGCAGCACCCTCGCCGAGTCCTACGAGCAGGCGTACGGGGCGTACCAGAAGCTCCTCGCCGAGGGCGTCGCCCGCGAGGTCGCCCGCTCGGTCCTCCCGGTCGGCCTCTTCTCCTCGATGTACGCCACCTGCAACGCCCGCTCCCTGATGCACTTCCTCGGCCTGCGCACCCAGCACGAGCTGGCCAAGGTGCCGTCCTTCCCGCAGCGGGAGATCGAGATGGTCGGCGAGAAGATGGAGGCGGAGTGGGCGAGGCTCATGCCGCTGACCTACGCCGCCTTCAACGCCAACGGACGGGTGGCTCCGTAG
- a CDS encoding phage holin family protein — MPLPFLTADRTFEAASESALPYDDRERWRRPYRPGPWRVGVAAMVLLLASFVLFAAVATALTGSASSAVAVLVTALVLIAGALRLLRMGVWVSGRGLRHAGFFLTRTTPWARVVSVRTVQQPVRWLGFPRTVQGQALVLVREDRSAEDTPPLLTTHTLDFLHRPVAFDRAADMLEAWAAECGRERG; from the coding sequence GTGCCCCTGCCCTTCCTGACGGCCGACCGCACCTTCGAGGCAGCCTCCGAGAGTGCGCTGCCGTACGACGACCGGGAGCGCTGGCGGCGGCCCTACCGTCCCGGGCCCTGGCGGGTGGGCGTGGCCGCCATGGTGCTGCTGCTCGCCTCCTTCGTGCTGTTCGCCGCGGTCGCGACAGCTCTGACCGGCTCGGCGTCCTCCGCCGTGGCCGTGCTCGTCACGGCGCTCGTGCTCATCGCGGGCGCGCTGCGGCTGCTGCGCATGGGCGTGTGGGTGAGCGGGCGCGGGCTGCGTCACGCCGGCTTCTTCCTGACGCGTACGACGCCCTGGGCGCGGGTGGTCTCGGTGCGGACGGTGCAGCAGCCGGTGCGCTGGCTGGGCTTTCCCCGGACGGTGCAGGGGCAGGCGCTGGTCCTCGTACGCGAGGACCGGTCGGCCGAGGACACGCCGCCGCTGCTGACCACGCACACGCTGGACTTCCTGCACCGCCCGGTGGCCTTCGACCGGGCCGCGGACATGCTGGAGGCGTGGGCCGCGGAGTGCGGGCGCGAACGCGGCTGA
- a CDS encoding tetratricopeptide repeat protein, giving the protein MRAKITYLVTAAVLVFYFVLVGSRGVMLIQSGTVLTVTFGVAVLILPVIGLWFLWKNTQFVRRANALAAQLDAEGGLPVDELRRTPSGRIDRDSADEVFAKRKAETEASPDDWRCWFRLAVAYHDARDTPRARKAMQRAIALHEGRPVQA; this is encoded by the coding sequence ATGCGCGCGAAGATCACCTACCTCGTCACGGCCGCCGTCCTGGTCTTCTACTTCGTCCTGGTCGGCAGCCGCGGCGTCATGCTCATCCAGTCCGGCACGGTCCTCACCGTCACCTTCGGGGTGGCGGTGCTGATCCTGCCGGTCATCGGCCTGTGGTTCCTGTGGAAGAACACCCAGTTCGTCCGCAGGGCCAACGCCCTCGCCGCCCAACTCGACGCCGAGGGCGGCCTGCCCGTGGACGAGCTGCGGCGCACCCCGAGCGGCCGGATCGACCGCGACTCGGCCGATGAGGTCTTCGCGAAGCGCAAGGCCGAGACCGAGGCGTCCCCCGACGACTGGCGCTGCTGGTTCCGCCTCGCCGTCGCCTACCACGACGCCCGCGACACCCCACGCGCCCGCAAGGCGATGCAACGGGCCATCGCCCTGCACGAGGGCCGCCCCGTCCAGGCCTGA
- the dapB gene encoding 4-hydroxy-tetrahydrodipicolinate reductase has translation MSKLRVAVLGAKGRIGSEAARAVEAAEDMELVAALGRGDKLEALAETGAQVAVELTTPDSVMENLDFCVRHGIHAVVGTTGWTEERLAQLTGWLEQSPQTGVLIAPNFSIGAVLTMKFAQIAAPYFESVEVVELHHPKKVDAPSGTATRTAQLIAEARRAAGTAPAPDATQTALDGARGASVDGIPVHAVRLRGLLAHQEVLLGGEGETLTIRHDSLHHSSFMPGILLGARRVVTTPGLTFGLEHFLDLS, from the coding sequence ATGAGCAAGCTGCGCGTGGCGGTCCTCGGTGCCAAGGGCCGGATCGGGTCCGAGGCGGCCAGGGCGGTCGAGGCCGCCGAGGACATGGAGCTGGTCGCCGCCCTCGGCCGGGGCGACAAGCTCGAGGCCCTGGCGGAGACCGGTGCCCAGGTCGCCGTGGAGCTGACCACCCCGGACTCCGTCATGGAGAACCTCGACTTCTGCGTGCGCCACGGCATCCACGCGGTCGTCGGTACGACGGGCTGGACCGAGGAGCGCCTCGCGCAGCTGACGGGCTGGCTGGAGCAGTCCCCGCAGACCGGTGTGCTCATCGCGCCGAACTTCTCCATCGGCGCCGTGCTCACCATGAAGTTCGCCCAGATCGCCGCGCCGTACTTCGAGTCGGTCGAGGTGGTCGAACTGCACCACCCGAAGAAGGTGGACGCCCCGAGCGGTACGGCCACCCGGACCGCCCAGCTCATCGCCGAGGCCCGCAGGGCCGCCGGTACGGCCCCGGCGCCGGACGCCACGCAGACGGCCCTGGACGGCGCGCGGGGCGCGAGTGTCGACGGGATCCCGGTCCACGCCGTACGCCTGCGCGGCCTGCTGGCCCACCAGGAGGTGCTGCTCGGCGGCGAGGGCGAGACCCTCACCATCCGCCACGACTCCCTGCACCACAGCAGCTTCATGCCGGGCATCCTGCTCGGCGCCCGCCGCGTGGTGACCACTCCGGGCCTGACCTTCGGCCTGGAACACTTCCTCGACCTGAGCTGA
- a CDS encoding M16 family metallopeptidase, with product MTSRSSKVTARPSSEARAVARTQTLIKGQNGIGTVRKTTLPGGLRIVTETLPSVRSATFGIWAHVGSRDETPALNGATHYLEHLLFKGTQTRSALDISAALDAVGGEMNAFTAKEYTCYYARVLDTDLPLAIDVVCDMLTGSLILEEDVDVERGAILEEIAMTEDDPGDCVHDLFAHTMFGDNALGRPVLGTVDTVNALTTDRIRRFYKKHYDPTHLVVACAGNIDHNKVVRQVRAAFEKAGAFKNPDAQPVSPRDGRRTIRTSGKVELLGRKTEQAHVVLGMPGLARTDDRRWAMGVLNTALGGGMSSRLFQEVREKRGLAYSVYSYTSGFADCGLFGVYAGCRPSQVHDVLKICRDELDHVAANGLTDDEIARAVGQLRGSTVLGLEDTGALMNRIGKSELCWGEQMSVDDMLDRIAAVTPDEVRSVARDILGQRPSLSVIGPLKDKQAARLHDAVA from the coding sequence GTGACGTCCCGTAGCTCCAAGGTGACGGCCCGCCCCTCTTCGGAGGCGCGGGCCGTCGCCCGTACCCAAACCCTCATCAAGGGCCAGAACGGCATCGGCACGGTCCGCAAGACCACCCTCCCGGGCGGCCTGCGCATCGTCACCGAGACCCTGCCCTCGGTCCGCTCCGCGACCTTCGGCATCTGGGCGCACGTCGGCTCCCGCGACGAGACCCCGGCCCTGAACGGCGCCACGCACTACCTGGAGCACCTGCTCTTCAAGGGCACGCAGACGCGCAGCGCGCTGGACATCTCCGCGGCCCTCGACGCCGTCGGCGGCGAGATGAACGCGTTCACGGCCAAGGAGTACACGTGCTACTACGCGCGCGTGCTCGACACCGACCTGCCGCTCGCCATCGACGTCGTCTGCGACATGCTGACCGGCTCGCTGATCCTGGAGGAGGATGTCGACGTCGAGCGCGGCGCGATCCTCGAGGAGATCGCCATGACCGAGGACGACCCGGGCGACTGTGTGCACGACCTGTTCGCGCACACCATGTTCGGCGACAACGCCCTCGGCCGCCCGGTCCTCGGCACGGTCGACACGGTCAACGCCCTCACCACCGACCGCATCCGCCGCTTCTACAAGAAGCACTACGACCCGACCCACCTCGTGGTCGCCTGCGCGGGCAACATCGACCACAACAAGGTCGTCCGCCAGGTCCGTGCCGCCTTCGAGAAGGCGGGCGCCTTCAAGAACCCCGACGCGCAGCCCGTCTCCCCGCGCGACGGCCGCCGTACGATCCGCACCTCGGGCAAGGTCGAACTGCTCGGCCGCAAGACCGAGCAGGCACATGTCGTCCTCGGCATGCCGGGCCTCGCCCGCACCGACGACCGCCGCTGGGCCATGGGCGTGCTCAACACCGCCCTCGGCGGCGGCATGTCCTCCCGCCTCTTCCAGGAGGTCCGGGAGAAGCGCGGCCTCGCCTACAGCGTGTACTCGTACACCTCGGGCTTCGCCGACTGCGGCCTGTTCGGTGTGTACGCCGGCTGCAGGCCGAGCCAGGTGCACGACGTGCTGAAGATCTGCCGCGACGAACTCGACCACGTCGCCGCCAACGGCCTCACCGACGACGAGATCGCCCGCGCCGTCGGCCAGCTCCGCGGCTCCACCGTCCTCGGCCTCGAGGACACCGGCGCGCTGATGAACCGTATCGGCAAGAGCGAGCTGTGCTGGGGCGAGCAGATGTCCGTCGACGACATGCTGGACCGGATAGCGGCGGTCACCCCGGACGAGGTCCGCTCGGTCGCCCGCGACATCCTGGGACAGCGCCCGTCGCTGTCGGTCATCGGCCCGCTCAAGGACAAGCAGGCCGCGCGGCTGCACGACGCCGTCGCCTAA
- a CDS encoding polyribonucleotide nucleotidyltransferase has protein sequence MENETHYAEAVIDNGAFGTRTIRFETGRLAKQAAGSAVAYLDDDTMVLSATTASKNPKDQLDFFPLTVDVEERMYAAGKIPGSFFRREGRPSEDAILTCRLIDRPLRPSFKKGLRNEIQVVATIMALNPDHLYDVVAINAASASTQLAGLPFSGPIGGVRVALIRGQWVAFPTHTELEDAVFDMVVAGRVLEDGDVAIMMVEAEATDGTIKLVEGGAEAPTEEVVAAGLEAAKPFIKVLCRAQADLAAKAAKPTAEFPIFLDYQDDVFEALTAAVRPELAQALTIAGKQEREAELDRVKGLAAEKLLPEFEGREKEISAAYRSLTKALVRERVIKEKKRIDGRGVTDIRTLAAEVEAIPRVHGSALFERGETQILGVTTLNMLRMEQQLDTLSPVTRKRYMHNYNFPPYSTGETGRVGSPKRREIGHGALAERALVPVLPTREEFPYAIRQVSEALGSNGSTSMGSVCASTMSLLNAGVPLKAPVAGIAMGLISQEIDGETHYVTLTDILGAEDAFGDMDFKVAGTKEFVTALQLDTKLDGIPASVLAAALKQARDARLHILDVMMEAIDRPDEMSPHAPRIITVKIPVDKIGEVIGPKGKMINQIQEDTGAEITIEDDGTIYIGAADGPSAEAARATINGIANPTMPEVGERYLGTVVKTTTFGAFVSLLPGKDGLLHISQIRKLAGGKRVENVEDVLGVGQKVQVEIAEIDSRGKLSLVPVIEGEEGSSDENKDDAEQ, from the coding sequence GTGGAGAACGAGACCCACTACGCCGAGGCCGTCATCGACAACGGCGCCTTCGGCACCCGCACCATCCGCTTCGAGACGGGCCGCCTGGCCAAGCAGGCCGCCGGCTCCGCCGTGGCGTACCTGGACGACGACACCATGGTGCTGTCGGCCACCACCGCCTCCAAGAACCCCAAGGACCAGCTCGACTTCTTCCCCCTGACGGTGGACGTCGAGGAGCGGATGTACGCCGCCGGCAAGATCCCCGGCAGCTTCTTCCGCCGTGAGGGCCGTCCCTCCGAGGACGCCATCCTCACCTGCCGCCTCATCGACCGCCCGCTGCGCCCGTCCTTCAAGAAGGGCCTGCGCAACGAGATCCAGGTCGTCGCCACGATCATGGCGCTCAACCCCGACCACCTGTACGACGTCGTGGCGATCAACGCCGCGTCCGCGTCCACGCAGCTGGCCGGTCTGCCCTTCTCCGGCCCGATCGGCGGCGTCCGCGTCGCGCTGATCCGCGGTCAGTGGGTCGCCTTCCCGACGCACACCGAACTCGAGGACGCCGTCTTCGACATGGTCGTCGCCGGTCGCGTCCTGGAGGACGGCGACGTCGCGATCATGATGGTCGAGGCCGAGGCCACCGACGGCACCATCAAGCTCGTCGAGGGCGGCGCCGAGGCGCCGACCGAGGAGGTCGTCGCCGCCGGTCTGGAGGCCGCGAAGCCCTTCATCAAGGTGCTCTGCCGCGCTCAGGCCGACCTCGCCGCCAAGGCCGCGAAGCCGACCGCCGAGTTCCCGATCTTCCTGGACTACCAGGACGACGTCTTCGAGGCCCTGACGGCCGCCGTCCGCCCCGAGCTGGCCCAGGCGCTCACCATCGCCGGCAAGCAGGAGCGCGAGGCCGAGCTGGACCGCGTCAAGGGGCTCGCCGCCGAGAAGCTCCTGCCGGAGTTCGAGGGCCGCGAGAAGGAGATCTCCGCCGCGTACCGCTCGCTGACCAAGGCCCTGGTCCGCGAGCGCGTGATCAAGGAGAAGAAGCGCATCGACGGCCGCGGTGTCACCGACATCCGCACGCTGGCCGCCGAGGTCGAGGCCATCCCGCGGGTGCACGGCTCCGCGCTGTTCGAGCGTGGCGAGACCCAGATCCTGGGCGTCACCACCCTCAACATGCTCCGCATGGAGCAGCAGCTGGACACCCTCTCCCCGGTGACCCGCAAGCGCTACATGCACAACTACAACTTCCCGCCGTACTCCACCGGTGAGACCGGCCGCGTCGGCTCCCCGAAGCGCCGCGAGATCGGCCACGGCGCCCTCGCCGAGCGCGCGCTCGTGCCGGTGCTGCCGACGCGCGAGGAGTTCCCGTACGCGATCCGCCAGGTGTCCGAGGCCCTCGGCTCCAACGGCTCGACGTCCATGGGCTCGGTCTGCGCCTCCACCATGTCGCTGCTGAACGCCGGTGTGCCGCTGAAGGCCCCGGTCGCCGGTATCGCCATGGGTCTGATCTCCCAGGAGATCGACGGCGAGACGCACTACGTCACCCTCACCGACATCCTCGGTGCGGAGGACGCCTTCGGCGACATGGACTTCAAGGTCGCCGGCACCAAGGAGTTCGTGACCGCCCTCCAGCTCGACACCAAGCTGGACGGCATCCCGGCCTCCGTCCTGGCCGCGGCCCTCAAGCAGGCCCGCGACGCCCGCCTGCACATCCTCGACGTGATGATGGAGGCCATCGACCGGCCCGACGAGATGAGCCCGCACGCCCCGCGGATCATCACCGTCAAGATCCCGGTCGACAAGATCGGTGAGGTCATCGGCCCCAAGGGCAAGATGATCAACCAGATCCAGGAGGACACGGGCGCCGAGATCACCATCGAGGACGACGGCACGATCTACATCGGTGCCGCCGACGGTCCCTCGGCGGAGGCCGCCCGCGCCACGATCAACGGCATCGCCAACCCGACGATGCCCGAGGTCGGCGAGCGCTACCTGGGTACGGTCGTCAAGACGACCACCTTCGGTGCGTTCGTCTCCCTGCTGCCCGGCAAGGACGGTCTGCTGCACATCTCGCAGATCCGCAAGCTGGCCGGCGGCAAGCGCGTGGAGAACGTCGAGGACGTCCTCGGTGTGGGCCAGAAGGTCCAGGTCGAGATCGCCGAGATCGACTCCCGCGGCAAGCTCTCCCTCGTCCCCGTGATCGAGGGCGAGGAAGGTTCCTCCGACGAGAACAAGGACGACGCCGAGCAGTGA
- the rpsO gene encoding 30S ribosomal protein S15, whose translation MSLDAATKKQIIGEFGTKEGDTGSPEVQVALLSRRISDLTEHLKTHKHDHHSRRGLLILVGQRRRLLQYLAKKDIQRFRTLVDRLGIRRGAAGAK comes from the coding sequence GTGTCGCTCGACGCCGCTACGAAGAAGCAGATCATCGGCGAGTTCGGTACCAAGGAGGGTGACACCGGCTCCCCCGAGGTCCAGGTCGCTCTGCTCTCCCGTCGGATCTCCGACCTGACGGAGCACCTCAAGACCCACAAGCACGACCACCACTCCCGTCGTGGCCTGCTGATCCTCGTCGGTCAGCGCCGCCGCCTTCTCCAGTACCTGGCGAAGAAGGACATCCAGCGCTTCCGTACGCTGGTCGACCGCCTCGGCATCCGCCGTGGTGCGGCGGGCGCCAAGTAA
- a CDS encoding DUF397 domain-containing protein, translating to MAETEAEIKARKERERDELYALDISGVEWHCAPGTEEHEERVEIAYLPEGAVAMRSSLDPGTVLRYTEAEWRAFVLGARDGEFDLEPTERNGGLGAQ from the coding sequence ATGGCGGAGACGGAAGCGGAGATCAAGGCGCGCAAGGAGCGGGAGCGGGACGAGCTGTACGCGCTCGACATCTCGGGCGTCGAGTGGCACTGCGCTCCGGGCACCGAGGAGCACGAGGAGCGGGTCGAGATCGCGTACCTGCCCGAGGGGGCGGTGGCGATGCGTTCCTCGCTCGATCCCGGCACCGTGCTGCGCTACACCGAGGCCGAGTGGCGGGCGTTCGTGCTGGGGGCCCGGGACGGGGAGTTCGATCTGGAGCCCACGGAGCGCAACGGGGGACTCGGGGCGCAGTGA